A window of Pomacea canaliculata isolate SZHN2017 linkage group LG3, ASM307304v1, whole genome shotgun sequence contains these coding sequences:
- the LOC112560016 gene encoding uncharacterized protein LOC112560016, whose protein sequence is MSSAALTVPYLLAVFVIISPLVSPQGQLPTTIGLIPWRNISDYNMSSWSDLLPLTVEALPIATSKSPYAHIENSLQTIGSKNLLAIVGLYEEAVRLATEELHIPYLALTPVTSKPRDYTLELLPTLDQIGAAVYDLANAYDWSKVSVFYDDDRGVKIMEKLMTNYTLTIRGWRLPDVASEREVKKCLVEMRKVLVEQSVVLCNLHNTRRILDQARTLAMLSTPPYQWLFYDPADDLHDLLLQFPDIAVNFTVLSLTSFNSPPPTAT, encoded by the exons ATGAGCAGCGCAGCACTCACCGTGCCATACCTTTTAGCAGTTTTTGTCATCATCTCCCCGTTGGTGTCACCCCAGGGCCAGCTGCCAACAACCATCG GTCTGATCCCATGGAGGAACATCTCAGACTACAACATGAGCTCCTGGTCTGACTTGCTTCCCTTGACAGTGGAGGCGCTACCTATTGCCACATCGAAGTCCCCGTATGCTCATATTGAAAATA GTCTTCAAACAATAGGCTCCAAGAACCTCCTTGCCATTGTTGGTCTTTACGAGGAGGCAGTCAGACTGGCAACCGAAGAACTTCATATTCCGTACTTGGCCCTCACCCCTGTGACGTCAAAGCCACGTGACTACACTTTAGAACTTTTGCCTACCCTCGACCAGATCGGAGCAGCGGTGTATGATCTGGCAAACGCCTATGACTGGAGCAAAGTCAGTGTCTTCTACGACGACGACAGAG GTGTGAAGATAATGGAAAAGCTAATGACTAACTACACTCTGACCATCCGTGGATGGCGTTTGCCGGATGTGGCGTCAGAGCGCGAAGTGAAGAAATGTCTGGTGGAGATGCGCAAAGTTCTGGTCGAGCAGTCAGTGGTCCTGTGTAACCTCCACAACACCAGGCGTATTCTAGACCAG gcTCGAACGCTGGCCATGCTCTCCACGCCGCCATACCAGTGGCTGTTCTACGACCCGGCTGACGACCTCCACGACCTCTTGCTGCAGTTCCCCGACATCGCCGTCAACTTCACTGTCCTGTCCTTGACCTCGTTCAACAGCCCTCCGCCGACAGCGACCTGA
- the LOC112560014 gene encoding glutamate receptor ionotropic, kainate 3-like isoform X1 has protein sequence MRQNGVVGATGQLSFDSQGKRSNFTLNITAIGGAEYNTIGEWVSRVEIFDTRLRLNAQNNGNRSTPFPLKGRVAKVVMIEERPFTMLKRDHISRKGNDRFQGFAVDLIDEIARMLDFEYEIYLVHDGNFGSKKSNGEWNGMIGELLAGNATMSVAPLSINSDREEAVDFTKPFMTRYISVLMRLPRRETSYFEFLNPLSPIVWICTMCSFVVVSIVLYMLERIGTAPARADGPLQQRAPQITIREAFWFIFGSLLQGNTDSSPSTIPGRILTSAWWFFALILISSYTANLAAFLTVKKINTPIKSVTDLAQQNKIKYGTVKSSGVMSFFKNTKIEHFAKMWAQMSEIEPDSMVDNTSVGFMQVKEQDYAFFWDTTVNKYHTIVDCDLMEIGPPFDPKGFGIGVPPGATYREELSMAILKLSDRGRLHELETRYWGNRNCPDLSKPSSDETSELQIENVAGVFFILVGGIIIAAVVCLGEYVGHALLRASKLETKGPENGYGTGEAFL, from the exons ATGAGACAG AATGGCGTTGTGGGCGCCACGGGTCAGCTGTCCTTTGACAGTCAGGGAAAGAGAAGCAACTTTACTTTGAACATCACTGCCATTGGGGGCGCCGAGTACAACACG ATTGGTGAGTGGGTTTCTCGGGTGGAAATCTTTGATACCCGCTTGAGACTTAACGCCCAGAACAACGGAAATCGTTCCACGCCGTTTCCACTCAAAGGTCGAGTGGCTAAGGTCGTCATGATCGAG gaGCGCCCATTCACCATGCTGAAGCGAGATCACATTTCCCGGAAGGGCAACGACAGGTTCCAGGGGTTCGCTGTCGATCTTATCGATGAGATCGCGCGAATGCTCGACTTTGAATACGAGATTTACCTGGTGCATGACGGGAACTTCGGCTCCAAAAAGTCTAATGGCGAATGGAACGGGATGATCGGAGAGCTTCTGGCAGGG AACGCCACCATGTCGGTGGCTCCACTCAGCATCAACTCGGACCGTGAGGAGGCCGTGGACTTCACCAAGCCCTTCATGACCCGCTACATCAGCGTCCTGATGAGGCTGCCGCGGCGTGAGACGTCATACTTTGAG tttCTGAACCCGCTGTCGCCGATCGTGTGGATCTGCACGATGTGCTCCTTTGTCGTGGTGTCGATCGTGCTGTACATGCTGGAGCGCATTGGCACGGCCCCAGCACGCGCCGACGGCCCCTTGCAGCAGCGCGCACCTCAGATCACCATCCGCGAGGCCTTCTGGTTCATCTTTGGCTCCCTGCTGCAGGGCAACACGGACTCCTCGCCCTCCACCATTCCAG GCCGCATTCTGACCAGCGCGTGGTGGTTCTTCGCCTTGATCCTCATCTCGTCCTACACGGCCAACCTGGCGGCCTTTCTAACCGTCAAGAAGATCAACACACCGATCAAGTCAGTCACGGACCTCGCCCAACAGAACAAAATCAAGTATGGGACAGTCAAGTCCAGTGGAGTCATGTCCTTCTTCAAG AACACCAAAATCGAGCATTTTGCCAAGATGTGGGCCCAGATGTCCGAGATCGAGCCGGACTCCATGGTGGACAACACGAGTGTGGGTTTTATGCAGGTCAAGGAGCAGGACTACGCCTTCTTCTGGGACACCACCGTCAACAAATACCACACCATCGTCGACTGCGACCTCATGGAGATAGGCCCGCCCTTTGACCCCAAAGGCTTTGGCATAGGCGTGCCGCCTGGCGCCACCTACAGGGAGGAGTTGTCCATGGCTATACTAAAGCTCAGCGACAGAGGACGCTTGCACGAACTGGAGACGAG GTACTGGGGCAACCGGAACTGCCCCGACCTGTCGAAGCCCTCATCAGACGAGACGAGCGAGCTTCAGATTGAAAACGTCGCTGGCGTCTTCTTCATCCTCGTTGGCGGAATTATCATCGCTGCTGTGGTCTGCCTGGGCGAGTACGTGGGACACGCTCTGCTGCGCGCCTCCAAGCTG
- the LOC112560014 gene encoding glutamate receptor ionotropic, kainate 3-like isoform X2 codes for MIEERPFTMLKRDHISRKGNDRFQGFAVDLIDEIARMLDFEYEIYLVHDGNFGSKKSNGEWNGMIGELLAGNATMSVAPLSINSDREEAVDFTKPFMTRYISVLMRLPRRETSYFEFLNPLSPIVWICTMCSFVVVSIVLYMLERIGTAPARADGPLQQRAPQITIREAFWFIFGSLLQGNTDSSPSTIPGRILTSAWWFFALILISSYTANLAAFLTVKKINTPIKSVTDLAQQNKIKYGTVKSSGVMSFFKNTKIEHFAKMWAQMSEIEPDSMVDNTSVGFMQVKEQDYAFFWDTTVNKYHTIVDCDLMEIGPPFDPKGFGIGVPPGATYREELSMAILKLSDRGRLHELETRYWGNRNCPDLSKPSSDETSELQIENVAGVFFILVGGIIIAAVVCLGEYVGHALLRASKLQETKGPENGYGTGEAFL; via the exons ATGATCGAG gaGCGCCCATTCACCATGCTGAAGCGAGATCACATTTCCCGGAAGGGCAACGACAGGTTCCAGGGGTTCGCTGTCGATCTTATCGATGAGATCGCGCGAATGCTCGACTTTGAATACGAGATTTACCTGGTGCATGACGGGAACTTCGGCTCCAAAAAGTCTAATGGCGAATGGAACGGGATGATCGGAGAGCTTCTGGCAGGG AACGCCACCATGTCGGTGGCTCCACTCAGCATCAACTCGGACCGTGAGGAGGCCGTGGACTTCACCAAGCCCTTCATGACCCGCTACATCAGCGTCCTGATGAGGCTGCCGCGGCGTGAGACGTCATACTTTGAG tttCTGAACCCGCTGTCGCCGATCGTGTGGATCTGCACGATGTGCTCCTTTGTCGTGGTGTCGATCGTGCTGTACATGCTGGAGCGCATTGGCACGGCCCCAGCACGCGCCGACGGCCCCTTGCAGCAGCGCGCACCTCAGATCACCATCCGCGAGGCCTTCTGGTTCATCTTTGGCTCCCTGCTGCAGGGCAACACGGACTCCTCGCCCTCCACCATTCCAG GCCGCATTCTGACCAGCGCGTGGTGGTTCTTCGCCTTGATCCTCATCTCGTCCTACACGGCCAACCTGGCGGCCTTTCTAACCGTCAAGAAGATCAACACACCGATCAAGTCAGTCACGGACCTCGCCCAACAGAACAAAATCAAGTATGGGACAGTCAAGTCCAGTGGAGTCATGTCCTTCTTCAAG AACACCAAAATCGAGCATTTTGCCAAGATGTGGGCCCAGATGTCCGAGATCGAGCCGGACTCCATGGTGGACAACACGAGTGTGGGTTTTATGCAGGTCAAGGAGCAGGACTACGCCTTCTTCTGGGACACCACCGTCAACAAATACCACACCATCGTCGACTGCGACCTCATGGAGATAGGCCCGCCCTTTGACCCCAAAGGCTTTGGCATAGGCGTGCCGCCTGGCGCCACCTACAGGGAGGAGTTGTCCATGGCTATACTAAAGCTCAGCGACAGAGGACGCTTGCACGAACTGGAGACGAG GTACTGGGGCAACCGGAACTGCCCCGACCTGTCGAAGCCCTCATCAGACGAGACGAGCGAGCTTCAGATTGAAAACGTCGCTGGCGTCTTCTTCATCCTCGTTGGCGGAATTATCATCGCTGCTGTGGTCTGCCTGGGCGAGTACGTGGGACACGCTCTGCTGCGCGCCTCCAAGCTG